The genomic region ACCCTCAGCCAGGTGGTGCTGGCCCTGCAGCTCCCCTTCGCCATGTTCCCGCTGCTGCACTTCACCTCTTCGCGGCGGCGCATGGGCGCCTGGAAAAACGGCTGGTTCCTGCTCGTGGCGGGCTGGGGCAGCGCCCTGCTGATCACCGCCATGGACGTCTGGGGCCTGCCGGATTCGCTACGCACCGCCTGGCAGGTCATCACCGGAGGATGAAGGAGAGCGAGGAGCCATCATGTACGAGACCATTCTGGTGACGCTGGATGGCACGCCCACCGACCGCGCCATCATCGAGCACGTGAAGGAGCTGGCGCGGTTGGCGCACAGCCGGCTGGTGCTGCTGCACGTGGCCGACGGCTGGGCGGCGCGCATGTACGGCCGCGATGCGGTCAGCCCCGAGATCGCCGAGGACAAGGCCTACCTGGAGAGCGTGCGCGCCGAGTTCCAGTCCGCCGGCATCCCTGCCCAGGCGGAGCTGGCCTTCGGCGAGCCCGCCGAGGAGATCATCAAGTGGGTGCGCGAGAAGGGCTGCGATCTGGTGGCCATGAGCACCCACGGGCATCGACTGCTCTCCGACGTCTTCCGCGGCGCCACCGCCACCAAGGTGCGCCACAGCATCAGCGTGCCCGTGCTGCTGCTGCGGGCGAAGAAAGAGCCGCCGGAAGGACGATGAGAGCGCCCTGGTTCGTGCTGCTGCTCTCCATCC from Terriglobales bacterium harbors:
- a CDS encoding universal stress protein, which codes for MYETILVTLDGTPTDRAIIEHVKELARLAHSRLVLLHVADGWAARMYGRDAVSPEIAEDKAYLESVRAEFQSAGIPAQAELAFGEPAEEIIKWVREKGCDLVAMSTHGHRLLSDVFRGATATKVRHSISVPVLLLRAKKEPPEGR